A genomic segment from Echeneis naucrates chromosome 20, fEcheNa1.1, whole genome shotgun sequence encodes:
- the LOC115060840 gene encoding inositol monophosphatase 1-like translates to MGDPWQKAYDFAVEVARKAGEEIRKAGESEIKVMTKSSTVDLVTKTDERVEKIIIGSLKAEFGEGTHCFIGEESVAKGEPCILTDKPTWIIDPVDGTTNFVHGFPFVAVSIAFAVNKELEFGVVYSCLEDKMYKARKGKGAFCNDEPIQVSDVEEIKKSIIISEHGTDRSPEKVTKIFSTMKRILCIPVHGLRGSGTAATNMCLVASGAVEAFFEIGIHCWDIAAGAVIVKEAGGILLDVDGGPFDLMSRRMVSANNKVIAERIIREIEIFPADRDDKPAPKK, encoded by the exons ATGGGGGACCCATGGCAGAAGGCATATGACTTCGCTGTTGAAGTGGCAAGAAAAGCCGGTGAG GAAATTAGAAAAGCTGGGGAGAGTGAAATAAAAGTCATGACAAAAAGCTCCACTGTAGACCTTGTCACGAAGACTGATGAGAGGGTGGAGAAAATCATCATTGGTTCTCTTAAAGCCGAATTTGGGGAAGGCACACACTG TTTCATTGGGGAGGAGTCGGTGGCAAAAGGGGAGCCTTGTATCTTAACTGACAAGCCTACGTGGATCATAGACCCAGTGGATGGCACCACAAACTTTGTGCATGG ATTCCCATTTGTGGCTGTGTCAATCGCCTTCGCTGTGAATAAGGAG CTGGAGTTTGGTGTGGTGTACAGCTGCCTGGAAGACAAGATGTACAAAGCCAGGAAAGGGAAGGGAGCATTCTGCAACGACGAACCCATTCAGGTGTCTGATGTAGAAG AAATCAAGAAGTCCATTATCATTTCGGAACACGGGACTGACAGGAGCCCGGAAAAAGTAACCAAGATCTTCTCTACCATGAAGAGGATCCTCTGCATCCCCGTGCACGG GCTCCGTGGATCAGGAACAGCTGCCACTAACATGTGTCTGGTGGCATCGGGGGCGGTGGAGGCCTTCTTTGAGATCGGGATCCACTGCTGGGACATCGCAGCTGGAGCAGTTATCGTCAAAGAAGCTGGAGGAATATTACTGGATGTCGACG GGGGGCCGTTCGACTTGATGTCGCGAAGGATGGTTTCAGCAAACAACAAAGTTATTGCTGAGCGGATCATCAGAGAAATCGAAATATTCCCGGCGGATAGGGACGATAAACCTGCGCCGAAGAAATAA